The following are encoded in a window of Flavobacterium psychrotrophum genomic DNA:
- a CDS encoding electron transfer flavoprotein subunit alpha/FixB family protein, with amino-acid sequence MSILIYAESAEGKFKKTAFELASYAKNIAGQTGTTVTAVAINVSDASALAAYGVDKVLKVNSDKLKAFNAKAYADVVKQAAAKEDSKFVLFSSNTDSLYVAPLVAVALEAGYASNVVALPQSLAPFQVKRNAFSNKAFNITEITTDVKVLAIGKNSYGLKENAASLVEEDFSPSLNDGDFSVTVQSSEKVSGKVTIADAEVVVSGGRGLKGPENWGLIEDLAAAFGAATACSKPVSDLGWRPHSEHVGQTGKPVAANLYVAVGISGAIQHIAGINSSKVKVVINSDPEAPFFKVADYGVVGDAFDILPKLTEKIKAFKAQNS; translated from the coding sequence ATGTCTATACTTATATATGCCGAATCGGCCGAAGGAAAATTTAAAAAGACCGCGTTTGAGCTTGCTTCTTACGCAAAGAACATAGCCGGACAAACCGGAACAACCGTTACTGCTGTTGCCATTAACGTTAGCGATGCTTCTGCACTTGCTGCTTATGGTGTAGATAAAGTACTTAAGGTAAACAGCGACAAGCTTAAAGCTTTTAACGCAAAGGCATATGCCGATGTAGTAAAGCAGGCCGCAGCTAAAGAAGACTCAAAATTTGTATTGTTTTCAAGCAACACAGACAGCCTTTATGTAGCACCGCTTGTAGCTGTAGCACTTGAGGCCGGTTATGCCAGCAATGTTGTAGCCCTGCCACAAAGCCTTGCACCATTTCAGGTAAAAAGAAATGCTTTCTCTAATAAGGCATTTAACATTACAGAGATAACAACAGATGTAAAAGTACTTGCTATTGGCAAAAACTCATATGGTTTAAAAGAAAACGCAGCTTCTCTTGTTGAAGAGGATTTTAGCCCATCATTAAATGATGGCGACTTTAGCGTTACCGTACAATCATCAGAAAAAGTTAGCGGAAAGGTAACTATAGCTGATGCTGAAGTGGTAGTGTCTGGCGGACGCGGACTTAAGGGCCCTGAAAACTGGGGATTAATAGAAGACCTTGCCGCTGCCTTTGGCGCTGCAACGGCCTGTTCTAAACCCGTATCAGACCTTGGCTGGAGGCCTCATAGCGAGCACGTGGGCCAAACCGGTAAGCCGGTAGCCGCTAACCTGTATGTTGCCGTGGGTATCTCGGGCGCTATTCAGCACATTGCAGGTATTAACAGCAGTAAGGTAAAAGTGGTTATTAACAGCGACCCCGAAGCACCTTTCTTTAAAGTAGCAGACTATGGCGTGGTGGGCGATGCCTTTGATATCCTTCCTAAGCTAACAGAAAAAATAAAAGCTTTCAAGGCGCAAAACTCATAA
- a CDS encoding thymidylate synthase, whose protein sequence is MKQYLDLVKHVLENGTQKGDRTGTGTKSVFGYQMRFDLSEGFPLVTTKKLHLKSIIYELLWFLKGDTNISYLNENGVKIWDEWADENGNLGPVYGAQWRNWDSREIDQITELIDTLKTNPNSRRMLVSAWNPRVLPEGGKSFAENVAEGNVALPPCHAFFQFYVADNKLSCQLYQRSADIFLGVPFNIASYALLTMMIAQVCGFEAGDFIHTFGDAHIYNNHMEQLELQLTREPHPLPKMILNPDVKNIFDFTFEDFTLTEYNAHPHIKGAVAV, encoded by the coding sequence ATGAAGCAGTATTTAGACTTAGTGAAACATGTTTTAGAGAACGGTACACAAAAAGGCGACCGCACAGGCACAGGTACCAAGAGTGTTTTTGGCTACCAGATGCGTTTTGACCTTAGCGAAGGCTTCCCGCTTGTTACTACAAAAAAACTACACCTTAAGTCTATTATATATGAACTGCTTTGGTTTTTAAAAGGTGATACAAACATTAGCTATCTTAACGAGAATGGCGTAAAGATATGGGATGAATGGGCTGATGAAAATGGTAACCTTGGCCCCGTTTACGGCGCACAGTGGCGCAACTGGGACAGCCGCGAGATTGACCAGATAACAGAGCTTATAGACACACTTAAAACAAACCCTAACAGCCGCCGTATGCTGGTAAGCGCCTGGAATCCGCGCGTATTGCCCGAAGGTGGTAAATCGTTCGCAGAAAACGTAGCCGAAGGCAATGTAGCGCTCCCACCCTGCCACGCATTCTTCCAGTTTTATGTAGCAGATAATAAGCTAAGCTGTCAGCTATATCAGCGCAGTGCTGATATATTTCTTGGTGTACCTTTTAATATTGCATCTTATGCATTGCTTACCATGATGATTGCACAGGTTTGCGGTTTTGAAGCCGGCGATTTTATCCACACCTTTGGCGATGCCCATATTTACAACAACCACATGGAGCAGCTAGAACTACAACTTACCCGCGAGCCGCATCCACTGCCAAAAATGATACTAAACCCGGATGTTAAAAACATCTTCGACTTTACCTTTGAAGATTTCACCCTTACCGAATACAATGCACACCCACACATTAAAGGTGCTGTAGCGGTGTAA
- the accD gene encoding acetyl-CoA carboxylase, carboxyltransferase subunit beta, protein MAWFKRTEKGITTPTESKRDVPKGLWYKSPTGKIVDADELARNFYVSPEDGYHVRIGSKEYFQILFDDNEFTELDKNITSKDTLKFVDTKKYTDRLKEAMDKTKLHDAVRTAVGKSKGRELVIACMDFAFIGGSMGAVVGEKIARAIDYAIKNRLPFLMISKSGGARMMEAAYSLMQLAKTSAKLAQLADAGLPYISLCTDPTTGGTTASYAMLGDVNISEPGALIGFAGPRIVKDTTGKDLPEGFQTAEFLLEHGFLDFITPRKELKDKVNLYLDLIQNKPVR, encoded by the coding sequence ATGGCTTGGTTTAAAAGAACGGAAAAAGGAATAACAACACCTACCGAAAGCAAAAGGGATGTACCCAAAGGACTTTGGTACAAATCGCCTACGGGCAAGATTGTAGATGCAGATGAACTGGCCAGGAATTTTTATGTAAGCCCGGAAGACGGCTACCATGTAAGGATAGGCAGTAAGGAATATTTCCAGATACTTTTTGACGATAACGAATTTACAGAACTTGATAAAAACATTACCAGCAAAGACACCCTGAAGTTTGTAGATACTAAAAAGTATACTGACAGGCTTAAGGAGGCCATGGATAAAACCAAACTGCATGATGCGGTACGCACAGCGGTAGGAAAATCTAAAGGCAGAGAACTGGTAATAGCATGTATGGATTTTGCCTTTATAGGCGGATCGATGGGTGCAGTAGTAGGCGAAAAGATAGCACGCGCTATTGACTATGCCATTAAAAACAGGTTACCGTTTTTAATGATATCAAAATCTGGTGGTGCCAGGATGATGGAGGCTGCCTATTCGCTTATGCAGTTGGCAAAGACCAGCGCAAAACTTGCTCAGCTTGCCGATGCAGGATTGCCATACATATCTTTATGTACAGATCCTACTACAGGGGGCACAACAGCCTCTTATGCGATGCTGGGCGATGTAAACATTTCTGAGCCCGGAGCACTTATAGGCTTCGCAGGCCCAAGGATTGTTAAAGATACCACAGGAAAAGATTTACCTGAAGGTTTCCAGACTGCTGAATTTTTGCTGGAACACGGATTTCTTGATTTCATTACACCACGAAAAGAACTTAAAGATAAAGTAAACCTCTATCTTGACCTTATTCAAAATAAGCCTGTACGTTAA
- a CDS encoding dihydrofolate reductase has protein sequence MTITLIAAAAENNALGKDNQMIWRLPDDFKRFKQLTTGHYIIMGRKTLESMNGPLPNRTNVVITRQQDYTYEGCSIVNSLDAALAACPQNEEVFIIGGGEIYKQSLAKADKIELTRVLGISPEADAFFPEINPAEWKLTESVFHGKDEKHAYEFVFETWVRK, from the coding sequence ATGACCATTACCCTTATAGCTGCTGCGGCAGAAAACAATGCCCTGGGCAAAGACAACCAGATGATATGGCGCCTGCCAGATGATTTTAAGCGTTTTAAGCAGCTTACCACCGGCCATTACATTATTATGGGACGCAAAACCCTTGAAAGCATGAACGGCCCGCTGCCTAACCGTACTAATGTTGTTATTACCCGCCAGCAAGATTACACTTATGAGGGTTGCAGTATTGTAAACAGCCTTGATGCTGCCTTAGCTGCCTGCCCGCAAAACGAAGAAGTTTTTATAATAGGCGGCGGAGAAATCTATAAACAAAGCTTAGCAAAAGCCGACAAAATAGAGCTAACCCGAGTACTGGGTATTAGCCCCGAAGCAGATGCTTTTTTCCCTGAAATAAATCCCGCCGAGTGGAAACTTACCGAAAGCGTTTTTCATGGGAAGGACGAGAAGCATGCGTATGAATTTGTGTTTGAGACGTGGGTAAGGAAGTAA
- a CDS encoding bifunctional nuclease family protein, with translation MSLVKLTIKGISYSQTQNGAYALILNEVDGERKLPIVIGAFEAQSIAIALEKEIKPPRPLTHDLFKNFADRFDIVVKQVIIHKLVDGVFFSSIICERDRIEEIIDARTSDAIALALRFNAPIFTYKNILDKAGIYLKINPDQEDEQHDDVLAPTETFGTENIVSGEGYSQYNLQELHEQLETAVQNEDYEKAAKIRDEISKRES, from the coding sequence ATGAGCTTAGTAAAACTTACTATAAAGGGAATTTCATACAGCCAGACCCAGAATGGCGCCTATGCCCTGATTTTAAATGAAGTAGACGGAGAACGTAAACTACCTATTGTTATAGGCGCTTTTGAAGCACAATCTATAGCCATTGCTTTAGAAAAAGAAATAAAACCGCCAAGGCCGCTAACACACGATCTGTTTAAAAACTTTGCAGACAGGTTTGACATTGTTGTTAAGCAGGTTATAATACATAAGCTTGTAGATGGTGTGTTTTTTAGCAGCATTATTTGCGAACGCGACCGCATTGAAGAAATTATCGATGCCCGCACCAGCGATGCTATTGCACTGGCACTACGTTTCAACGCCCCTATTTTTACTTACAAGAACATACTTGATAAGGCCGGTATTTATCTTAAGATAAATCCGGATCAGGAAGATGAACAGCATGACGATGTACTTGCTCCTACAGAAACCTTTGGTACAGAAAATATTGTTTCCGGCGAGGGCTATTCTCAATATAACCTGCAGGAACTGCACGAGCAGCTTGAAACTGCAGTACAAAACGAAGACTACGAAAAAGCAGCCAAAATACGCGATGAAATATCAAAGAGGGAATCATAA
- the ubiE gene encoding bifunctional demethylmenaquinone methyltransferase/2-methoxy-6-polyprenyl-1,4-benzoquinol methylase UbiE has translation MSQQVTPYKDSGLGKKEQVAQMFDNISGNYDGLNRIMTFGIDIKWRKKVLKMVAARNPETILDIATGTGDLAILMAETNAPKIIGADISEGMMEVGRKKVADKGLSNRITLQYGDSENLPFEDNYFDAITVAFGIRNFETLEKGLAEILRVLKPGGVFVILETSVPVKFPFKQGYKIYTKYILPFMGRLFSKEHSAYTYLGESASVFPFGEKLNNILRKIGFIEVKALPQTMGVATIYSASKQ, from the coding sequence ATGTCGCAACAAGTAACCCCCTATAAAGATTCCGGCCTCGGAAAAAAAGAACAGGTAGCCCAGATGTTTGATAACATTAGTGGTAACTATGATGGCCTTAACCGTATCATGACCTTTGGTATTGATATAAAATGGCGTAAAAAAGTGCTTAAAATGGTAGCTGCCAGGAATCCGGAAACCATACTGGATATTGCTACCGGCACCGGCGACCTCGCCATACTGATGGCCGAAACTAACGCTCCTAAAATTATTGGCGCAGACATTAGCGAAGGCATGATGGAAGTGGGGCGCAAAAAAGTAGCCGACAAAGGCCTGAGCAACCGCATTACGCTACAATATGGCGATAGCGAAAATTTGCCGTTTGAAGATAATTATTTTGATGCCATTACAGTAGCCTTTGGCATACGCAATTTTGAAACACTGGAGAAAGGCCTTGCCGAGATACTGCGTGTACTAAAGCCTGGAGGCGTTTTTGTAATACTGGAAACTTCAGTGCCCGTTAAATTTCCGTTTAAACAGGGTTATAAAATATACACAAAATACATACTGCCATTTATGGGCAGGCTATTCAGCAAAGAACATAGCGCTTATACCTACCTTGGCGAATCGGCATCGGTTTTTCCTTTTGGCGAAAAACTAAACAATATTTTACGCAAAATTGGGTTTATAGAAGTTAAGGCACTGCCACAAACTATGGGTGTAGCCACTATTTATTCGGCTTCAAAACAATAA
- a CDS encoding TrmH family RNA methyltransferase, translating into MLSKNQIKTITGLQQKKYRKQYKLFFAEGIKVVEELLSSSFTLSHLYTEPGYFTGIPHNKYTEVNEAELKKITALTTPQHCLALFEIPDEVAVSQSGLVVALDDVRDPGNLGTIIRLCDWFGIENLVCSDECVDVYNPKVVQATMGSISRVNVVYTNLEAFLAQTSLPVYGTFMDGANIYKETLKPEGIIVLGNEANGISVGVEVLCNERIAIPRFGNTQQTESLNVATAGAIILSEFCRKL; encoded by the coding sequence ATGCTTAGTAAAAACCAAATTAAAACAATAACAGGACTGCAACAGAAAAAATACCGAAAGCAGTACAAATTGTTTTTTGCCGAAGGCATAAAAGTGGTCGAAGAACTATTGTCTTCAAGCTTTACACTGAGTCATTTATATACTGAGCCAGGTTATTTTACAGGAATACCACACAATAAATATACCGAAGTTAACGAAGCCGAATTAAAAAAAATAACGGCACTAACCACACCACAGCACTGCCTGGCACTTTTTGAAATTCCTGATGAAGTGGCAGTTAGTCAATCTGGGCTTGTTGTAGCGCTTGATGATGTTAGAGATCCCGGTAATCTTGGTACTATCATTCGCTTGTGCGATTGGTTTGGTATAGAAAACCTTGTGTGCTCTGACGAATGTGTAGATGTATATAACCCTAAAGTGGTACAGGCTACTATGGGCAGTATATCGCGTGTAAATGTTGTGTATACAAACCTTGAAGCTTTTCTTGCACAAACATCATTACCTGTATATGGTACATTTATGGATGGTGCTAATATCTATAAAGAAACGCTAAAGCCTGAAGGGATTATTGTTTTAGGTAATGAGGCTAACGGAATATCGGTAGGGGTAGAGGTGTTGTGTAATGAGCGTATTGCCATACCACGTTTTGGGAATACCCAACAAACCGAAAGTCTTAATGTGGCTACGGCAGGCGCTATTATATTAAGCGAGTTTTGCCGTAAATTGTAA
- a CDS encoding 2TM domain-containing protein has protein sequence MEKPQQELYEYARKRVKQKKRVYLHFILFFVGSVFLFIINRWLKVYEEYDWYLWVITAWAFVFILHFIKIFVIESFINKTWEREQIEKLVARQERRIDQLQQKLEKDNNTTTSL, from the coding sequence ATGGAAAAACCACAGCAAGAATTATATGAATATGCCCGAAAACGCGTCAAACAGAAAAAGCGCGTTTACCTGCATTTTATCCTGTTTTTTGTAGGCAGTGTTTTCCTGTTTATCATTAATCGCTGGTTAAAAGTTTACGAAGAATATGACTGGTACCTCTGGGTTATTACTGCATGGGCTTTCGTATTCATATTACACTTTATAAAAATTTTTGTTATCGAGAGCTTTATAAACAAAACCTGGGAGCGCGAGCAAATAGAAAAGCTTGTGGCCCGCCAGGAACGTCGCATAGATCAGCTACAACAAAAGCTTGAAAAAGACAACAACACTACTACCTCTTTATAA
- the tamL gene encoding translocation and assembly module lipoprotein TamL, which translates to MRNITTKIILFTILTVVLVSCELTKRVPEDRKLLERNEIRVNGQLKEDEQHFNQLYQQENSNILGFHLRLHMYSFAKPNADSSYHAMLNRRPGLHKTMTGVLSEKQVDRLGKSFLVSGISNFLKRTGEPPVLIDLNRIKKSKNRLYAYYYKQGYFRAKASFTIDTLANKRAVVKYDIETGEPYRIDSINTYIETPVLDEMYNASKNLSVLRSGKQYMESDFAAERERIYQYFKNRGVYKFEQNYINYKVDTINTGRKANVDIIIDNEQVRQGDSTFTRPFKIYKISQVNIFTKNRASKDQAKDTANYNGFNIISTGKLNYRPKALTDAVFITPGSVYADFKRTRTSRALTNLKVFYYPSIQYIEDPADSTGTSLIANIDLNPRKKFRFNMAADFNHSNIQDFGIQGSLGVTIRNIFRGAETLDLSVRGNIGSSRDVAIKDRAFFNILEYGADAKLNIPRIWLPFNTESIIPKDMLPNTLVSLGVGRQKNIGLDKENLTGILSYNWIPQRNRTAKLDLLNLQYIRNVNPGNYFKVYQSSYSRLNQIANEYPDIAQGYFDENHNLDIDSGMVDAFIQDVRSNNAGTALSQPDTEEVNRLGERKRRLTENNLISATNFTYTTTTRDNLTDNNFFIFKTKLESAGGILGLIAPLMDENKGVPVGSRTMFDVQYSQYIKGEVDFIKHFDLRHKRVLAMRAFFGLAVPYGNSNSIPFTRSYFGGGSNDNRAWQSYSLGPGRSGSKNDFNEANLKLAYSAELRFNIFGQFYGALFGDLGNIWNVFDAETDKDYTFNGFSSLRDLALGTGTGFRYDFNFFVVRFDVGFKTYDPGREEGTRWFKGYNFGKSVLNVGINYPF; encoded by the coding sequence TTGAGAAATATAACCACAAAAATAATACTATTTACCATACTAACAGTAGTACTGGTTTCGTGCGAACTTACCAAAAGGGTTCCTGAAGACAGGAAACTACTGGAACGCAATGAAATAAGGGTAAATGGACAATTAAAAGAAGACGAGCAACATTTTAACCAGCTATACCAGCAGGAAAACAGTAACATACTTGGTTTTCACCTCAGACTGCACATGTATAGCTTTGCAAAGCCCAATGCAGACTCATCATACCATGCCATGCTAAACCGCAGGCCGGGCCTGCATAAAACAATGACCGGGGTACTGAGCGAAAAGCAGGTAGACCGTTTAGGCAAGTCTTTTCTTGTTTCGGGTATAAGCAATTTCCTTAAAAGAACAGGTGAGCCTCCGGTGCTTATCGACCTTAACCGTATTAAAAAATCCAAGAACAGGTTATATGCCTACTACTACAAGCAAGGCTACTTTCGCGCCAAAGCTAGTTTTACGATAGATACCCTGGCAAATAAACGCGCTGTTGTAAAATATGATATAGAAACCGGCGAACCTTACCGCATAGACTCTATAAATACTTATATAGAAACGCCTGTTTTAGACGAGATGTACAACGCATCTAAAAACCTTTCGGTATTAAGGAGTGGCAAGCAGTATATGGAGAGCGATTTTGCAGCCGAGCGCGAGCGCATATACCAATACTTTAAAAACAGGGGTGTTTATAAATTTGAACAAAACTACATTAACTATAAAGTAGACACTATTAATACAGGCCGCAAGGCTAATGTAGACATTATTATAGATAACGAGCAGGTACGTCAGGGAGACTCTACATTTACACGTCCGTTTAAGATTTATAAAATAAGCCAGGTAAATATCTTTACAAAAAACCGGGCGAGTAAAGACCAGGCGAAAGACACAGCTAACTACAACGGCTTTAATATCATTAGCACCGGTAAACTTAACTACCGTCCTAAGGCACTTACTGATGCTGTTTTTATTACCCCAGGAAGCGTTTACGCCGATTTTAAGCGCACCCGCACCAGCAGGGCGCTTACAAACCTTAAAGTATTTTACTACCCATCTATACAATATATAGAAGACCCGGCAGACTCTACCGGGACATCGCTAATAGCAAACATAGACCTCAACCCGCGTAAAAAATTCCGCTTTAATATGGCGGCAGATTTTAACCATAGCAACATTCAGGATTTTGGTATACAAGGAAGCCTTGGTGTAACAATACGTAATATTTTCAGGGGAGCAGAAACGCTTGATCTAAGCGTACGCGGAAACATTGGATCATCAAGAGATGTAGCCATAAAAGACCGGGCGTTTTTTAACATTCTTGAATATGGTGCAGATGCAAAACTAAACATACCAAGGATATGGCTGCCTTTTAACACAGAAAGCATTATACCAAAAGACATGCTCCCTAACACACTGGTAAGCCTGGGGGTTGGGCGTCAAAAAAACATAGGCCTTGATAAAGAAAACCTTACCGGCATACTTAGCTACAACTGGATACCTCAACGCAACAGGACTGCAAAGCTGGACCTGCTTAACCTGCAATACATTCGCAACGTAAACCCGGGTAACTATTTTAAGGTGTACCAGTCATCTTACTCAAGGCTTAACCAGATTGCCAATGAATACCCGGATATTGCACAGGGATACTTTGACGAAAACCACAACCTGGATATAGACAGCGGCATGGTAGATGCCTTTATACAGGATGTAAGGAGCAACAATGCCGGCACTGCACTATCGCAACCTGATACAGAAGAGGTAAACAGGTTGGGGGAACGTAAGCGCCGCCTTACAGAGAACAACCTTATATCTGCTACTAACTTTACATATACTACAACTACAAGAGATAATCTTACAGACAACAACTTTTTTATATTTAAAACAAAGCTGGAAAGCGCCGGCGGAATACTGGGACTCATAGCCCCGCTTATGGATGAAAACAAGGGTGTGCCCGTAGGCTCGCGCACAATGTTTGATGTACAATATTCGCAGTATATAAAAGGCGAGGTTGATTTTATAAAACACTTTGACCTAAGGCATAAACGTGTGCTGGCAATGCGTGCCTTTTTTGGCCTGGCAGTACCTTATGGCAATTCTAACTCAATACCTTTTACAAGAAGTTATTTTGGCGGAGGAAGTAATGACAATCGTGCATGGCAAAGTTACAGCCTGGGACCGGGGCGCAGCGGAAGCAAAAACGACTTTAACGAAGCTAACTTAAAACTGGCCTACAGTGCAGAACTTCGTTTTAACATTTTTGGACAATTCTACGGAGCCTTATTTGGCGATCTGGGCAATATCTGGAATGTTTTTGATGCAGAAACAGACAAAGACTATACTTTTAACGGATTTAGTTCACTTCGCGACCTTGCCCTTGGAACAGGAACCGGATTTAGATATGACTTTAACTTTTTTGTAGTACGCTTTGACGTTGGTTTTAAAACTTATGACCCTGGCCGCGAAGAAGGAACACGGTGGTTTAAAGGCTATAATTTCGGCAAGTCGGTTTTAAATGTTGGAATTAATTATCCGTTCTAA
- the fbaA gene encoding class II fructose-bisphosphate aldolase codes for MAHNIKPGVATGDQVQEIFNYAKEKGFALPAVNVTGSDTINGVLETAAKLNAPVIIQFSNGGAAFNAGKGLNNDGQKAAILGAIAGAKHVHTLAEAYGATVILHTDHCAKNLLPWLDGLLDASEKHFAETGKPLFSSHMIDLSEEPLEENIEISSKYLTRMAPLGMTLEIELGITGGEEDGVDNSHVDVSRLYTQPEEVAHVYEELSKISEKFTVAAAFGNVHGVYKPGNVKLTPTILRDSQTYVQEKFGTGPNPVDFVFHGGSGSTLEEIREGISYGVIKMNLDTDLQFAFTEGIRDYMVGKIDYLKTQIGSPDGPESPNKKHYDPRKWLREGEVTFIKRLEQAFADLNNVNTL; via the coding sequence ATGGCCCATAATATTAAGCCCGGTGTAGCCACCGGAGACCAGGTACAGGAAATATTTAACTATGCCAAAGAAAAAGGCTTTGCGCTTCCTGCAGTAAACGTAACAGGTTCTGACACTATTAATGGTGTACTGGAAACCGCAGCAAAACTTAATGCTCCTGTAATTATCCAGTTCTCAAACGGCGGTGCCGCTTTTAATGCCGGTAAAGGCCTTAACAATGATGGGCAGAAAGCTGCTATCCTTGGAGCTATAGCCGGAGCTAAACATGTACACACACTTGCAGAAGCTTATGGAGCTACTGTTATATTACATACTGACCACTGTGCTAAAAACCTTTTACCATGGTTAGACGGCCTTCTTGATGCCAGCGAAAAACATTTTGCAGAAACAGGCAAGCCACTTTTTAGCTCTCACATGATTGACCTTAGCGAAGAGCCTCTTGAAGAAAACATCGAAATTTCATCGAAGTATCTTACAAGGATGGCACCACTGGGTATGACTCTTGAAATAGAACTTGGTATTACAGGTGGCGAAGAAGACGGTGTTGATAACAGCCATGTAGATGTTTCAAGGCTTTATACTCAACCGGAAGAAGTAGCCCATGTATATGAAGAGCTTTCTAAAATATCTGAGAAATTTACTGTAGCTGCTGCATTTGGTAACGTACACGGTGTATATAAACCGGGGAACGTAAAGCTTACGCCTACCATTCTTAGGGACTCTCAAACCTATGTACAGGAGAAATTTGGCACAGGGCCAAACCCGGTAGATTTTGTATTCCATGGTGGTTCTGGTTCTACACTGGAAGAGATCAGAGAAGGTATTTCTTATGGTGTAATAAAAATGAACCTTGATACTGACCTTCAGTTTGCATTTACAGAAGGTATCCGTGATTATATGGTAGGCAAAATTGACTACCTTAAAACACAAATAGGCAGCCCGGACGGACCTGAGTCGCCAAACAAGAAACATTATGACCCACGCAAATGGCTTCGCGAAGGTGAAGTTACATTTATCAAAAGGTTAGAGCAGGCATTTGCCGACCTTAATAACGTAAACACTTTATAG
- a CDS encoding porin family protein — translation MKRFLLYILLFTGFCSNAQIGTRIFGKDPIIHLENFDKQRVSWGYYLGFNSYDFKIDYRIPPAVDIFVKGTTGFNVGLVGNLRLFEYLDLRFEPGLSYTQRDLTFQDARLIESYDKLREVKSTYINFPLLLKFSSVRTGNIRPFLVGGVSRTLNFDANEKVKDDNITGNRFRMKNWTSNWEFGAGIDIYLEYFKFSPSIRGVFGLEDELVRDNDPNSPYTGNISAMRTRGVFINFTFQ, via the coding sequence ATGAAGAGATTTCTTTTATATATACTCCTGTTTACAGGCTTTTGCAGCAATGCGCAAATAGGTACGCGCATCTTTGGCAAAGACCCCATTATTCACTTAGAAAACTTTGATAAACAGCGTGTAAGCTGGGGCTACTACCTGGGCTTTAACAGTTATGATTTTAAAATCGACTATAGAATTCCGCCGGCTGTAGATATTTTTGTAAAGGGTACTACAGGCTTTAATGTGGGGCTTGTGGGCAACCTGCGCCTTTTTGAATACCTTGACCTTCGCTTTGAACCGGGATTGTCGTACACCCAGCGTGACCTTACATTTCAGGATGCCCGCCTCATAGAATCTTATGACAAACTGCGTGAGGTAAAATCTACTTACATCAATTTCCCGCTATTGCTTAAGTTTTCATCGGTAAGAACAGGAAATATTCGTCCGTTCTTAGTAGGTGGCGTATCTCGTACGTTAAATTTTGATGCTAACGAAAAAGTAAAAGACGATAACATAACCGGTAACCGTTTCAGGATGAAAAACTGGACCAGCAACTGGGAGTTTGGCGCCGGTATAGATATCTACCTTGAGTACTTTAAATTCTCGCCCTCTATTCGTGGTGTATTTGGCCTTGAAGATGAACTTGTTCGCGATAACGACCCTAACAGCCCTTACACAGGCAATATTTCTGCCATGAGGACACGAGGGGTATTTATCAACTTTACGTTCCAGTAG